Proteins from one Lycium ferocissimum isolate CSIRO_LF1 unplaced genomic scaffold, AGI_CSIRO_Lferr_CH_V1 ctg1348, whole genome shotgun sequence genomic window:
- the LOC132042118 gene encoding uncharacterized protein LOC132042118, translating to MDPSKKLLRSGSSSNKIRQIVRLQQLLKKWKKIAAASPSSTHLQLNSSTHVPLVANNTTSTSTNSSTKSINKFLKKTLSFSEKDKDRSDDAVPKGCLAVCVGKEDKEELMKRFVIPMDYLTHQSFQVLLREAEEEFGFQQQGVLKIPCEVSLFEDILKIIHPPSSNKRQQQQPAVPHHDDAFIRSDLSASTINDDNNIIHNIGCCSPENHQHIMSPQLCS from the coding sequence ATGGATCCATCAAAGAAGCTTCTTAGGTCTGGAAGCTCTTCTAATAAGATCAGACAAATAGTTAGGCTTCAGCAGCTCCTCAAGAAATGGAAGAAGATAGCAGCTGCATCCCCCTCCTCTACCCACCTTCAACTCAATAGCAGTACTCATGTTCCTTTGGTTGCAAATAACACGACGAGTACTAGTACCAACAGTAGCACCAAAAGCATCAATAAGTTCCTCAAGAAAACTCTTTCATTTTCGGAGAAGGACAAAGATAGATCGGATGATGCAGTCCCCAAAGGGTGCCTTGCTGTGTGCGTTGGCAAGGAGGACAAAGAAGAGCTGATGAAGAGATTCGTGATCCCAATGGACTACTTAACCCACCAATCATTCCAAGTCCTCTTGAGAGAAGCCGAAGAAGAGTTTGGTTTCCAACAACAGGGAGTCCTCAAGATTCCTTGTGAAGTCTCCCTCTTTGAGGACATTCTGAAAATCATACACCCGCCTTCTTCTAACAagagacaacaacaacaaccagcaGTTCCTCATCATGATGATGCCTTTATCCGTTCTGATCTATCCGCTAGTACtattaatgatgataataatatcaTTCACAATATCGGCTGCTGCTCTCCAGAAAATCACCAACACATCATGTCTCCACAATTGTGCAGTTGA